Proteins from one Pseudarthrobacter sp. BIM B-2242 genomic window:
- a CDS encoding Mur ligase family protein, whose protein sequence is MLYISVPLGKLVRRVSRLRGGGSALPGLVVEKIDPGFMQRTLATLPHGVAVVSGTNGKTTTTKMVVELLESQGLKVFTNRTGSNFTRGVAAALLGEVDWRGRLKADVAVLELDEAHAVHFVNRVPPRYSLLLNVLRDQLDRFGEIDKTAQLLQHIAAKTTGTVVLNREDPRVARIADTLTGGQDVQYFGLDDSLLSTFPNDDDMRAAPGSPAPAAPSHKPPADVVLRRVGPDTADFEYDGVTVTTAMKLRGVYNIFNAAAALVLARSICGGGAATADHATLLTALSQVEPAFGRGESLTVDGQPLDLVLVKNPSGFRLGLKSFPAGGYATMIAINDNYADGRDMSWLWDVEFDSLREGGVDQLTGSRAYDMALRLQYDEVPIGAVQTDIAPALAAFIREGRGKPKRIFCTYTAMLAIRRELSKITEVEVVS, encoded by the coding sequence ATGCTTTACATCAGTGTTCCGCTCGGCAAGCTGGTCCGCCGGGTGTCCCGGCTCAGGGGTGGCGGCTCCGCCCTGCCCGGGCTGGTGGTCGAAAAAATCGACCCCGGCTTTATGCAGCGGACACTCGCCACCCTCCCTCACGGCGTGGCCGTCGTGAGCGGAACCAACGGCAAAACCACCACCACCAAAATGGTGGTGGAACTCCTGGAAAGCCAGGGCCTGAAGGTATTCACCAACCGCACCGGAAGTAACTTCACCCGTGGCGTGGCGGCTGCGCTGCTCGGCGAGGTGGACTGGCGCGGCCGGCTCAAGGCCGATGTCGCCGTCCTGGAACTGGACGAAGCCCACGCCGTGCATTTCGTGAACCGTGTCCCGCCGCGCTACAGCCTCCTGCTCAACGTCCTGCGGGACCAGCTGGACCGCTTTGGTGAAATCGACAAAACGGCCCAGCTCCTGCAACACATCGCTGCCAAAACCACCGGAACGGTGGTCCTCAACCGGGAGGACCCGCGCGTGGCCCGTATCGCGGACACACTGACCGGCGGCCAGGACGTCCAGTACTTTGGCCTCGACGATTCGCTCCTCAGCACCTTTCCGAACGACGACGACATGCGGGCAGCCCCCGGCAGCCCCGCGCCCGCAGCGCCCTCCCACAAGCCGCCCGCCGACGTCGTACTCCGGAGGGTGGGTCCGGACACCGCAGATTTCGAGTACGACGGCGTCACCGTCACCACAGCGATGAAGCTCCGCGGCGTCTACAACATCTTTAATGCCGCGGCGGCGCTGGTCCTGGCGCGCAGCATCTGCGGCGGCGGCGCCGCCACGGCAGACCACGCAACACTGCTGACCGCGCTCTCCCAGGTGGAGCCCGCGTTCGGCCGCGGCGAAAGCCTCACGGTGGACGGCCAGCCCCTGGACCTGGTGCTGGTCAAAAACCCCAGCGGTTTCCGGCTGGGACTGAAGTCATTCCCCGCAGGCGGCTACGCCACCATGATCGCCATCAACGACAACTATGCCGACGGCCGGGACATGTCCTGGCTGTGGGACGTGGAGTTCGATTCACTTCGCGAGGGCGGCGTTGACCAGCTGACCGGGTCCCGAGCGTACGACATGGCCCTGCGGCTGCAGTATGACGAGGTGCCGATCGGCGCGGTCCAGACGGACATCGCCCCGGCGCTTGCTGCTTTCATCCGTGAAGGCAGGGGCAAGCCGAAGCGGATTTTCTGCACGTACACAGCCATGCTGGCCATCCGCCGCGAGCTGTCCAAAATAACCGAAGTGGAGGTGGTCTCGTGA
- a CDS encoding type 1 glutamine amidotransferase: MSIEPSGTAPESKGALRVLQLYPRDMNIYGDWGNALVLKQRISWHGYTPELLEYNVGDDFPADVDLIVGGGGQDSGQLVIQNDLHSRADVLTGLAEDGAPILVICGLYQLFGRFFKTHLGTVIPGIGILDVETHGTDERLIGNVKVSTPEFGEVLGYENHSGQTTLGPGVRPLGTVAKGTGNNSSDGHEGARYKNVVASYLHGSLLPKNPAIADFLIRTAAERKFGAFVPGTPDDSFAVLAREHAARRPR, from the coding sequence GTGAGCATCGAACCAAGCGGAACCGCTCCGGAGAGCAAGGGCGCCCTCCGCGTCCTGCAGCTGTATCCGCGGGACATGAACATCTACGGTGACTGGGGCAACGCCCTGGTCCTGAAGCAGCGGATCAGCTGGCATGGCTATACGCCGGAACTGCTTGAGTACAACGTGGGTGACGACTTTCCCGCCGACGTGGACCTCATCGTGGGCGGCGGCGGCCAGGACAGCGGTCAGCTGGTCATCCAGAATGACCTGCACTCACGGGCCGACGTCCTGACCGGACTCGCCGAGGACGGCGCACCCATACTGGTGATCTGCGGGCTTTACCAACTGTTCGGGCGCTTTTTCAAGACCCACCTGGGTACGGTCATTCCGGGCATCGGTATCCTGGATGTCGAAACCCACGGCACGGACGAACGCCTGATCGGCAACGTCAAGGTGTCCACCCCGGAGTTCGGCGAGGTGCTGGGCTACGAAAACCACAGCGGCCAGACAACGCTCGGGCCCGGCGTCCGGCCCCTCGGAACCGTGGCCAAGGGGACCGGCAACAACAGCAGTGACGGCCACGAAGGCGCCCGCTACAAGAATGTGGTGGCCAGCTACCTGCATGGTTCCCTGTTGCCCAAGAACCCCGCCATCGCCGACTTCCTGATCCGTACCGCTGCGGAACGCAAGTTCGGGGCTTTCGTCCCGGGCACTCCTGATGACAGCTTCGCGGTGCTGGCCCGCGAACACGCCGCCCGGCGTCCGCGCTGA
- a CDS encoding CapA family protein, translating to MGNTSGTAAARIRAVLMAVTMAVLLAACGLVAERNPPSSSTVPGARSGTEQQTPTPSPVPTPTPTPGAGPACPTLRCTSVLMTGDMLVHAGLWQQAGDDAAAAGKPGLDFTPLLAGQRRYIRGSDLAICHQETPVAGSDGPFAAYPSFNVPPQVISAAKAVGYQACTTASEHSIGRSTDGLLRTLDALDAAGLKHTGSYRTETESEGILILQTGAAKVAIIQGTYGLNGLYPEYSWQVDMLDAPTMIAKAVKARALGADIVLGAMHAGDEYAGAANTQQQETARALVDSGQFSMIYGHHTHSVLPIENYKGTWIAYGLGNGVTELSPWYAVNNEGLLVRAQFSQDAAGNWTASDLAWAPSVIVRDPYRWCSVASDAPQGVCATPDSDAATRLRTSTVVESMGAAAAGAHELLITKEPAAQPRVRPEPLP from the coding sequence ATGGGGAACACATCCGGCACTGCCGCTGCCCGAATCCGGGCCGTGCTCATGGCTGTCACGATGGCCGTGCTGCTCGCGGCGTGCGGCCTGGTTGCCGAACGGAACCCGCCGTCCTCCAGCACGGTGCCGGGCGCCCGTTCCGGGACGGAACAGCAAACCCCGACGCCCTCACCGGTTCCAACCCCCACCCCCACGCCGGGTGCAGGACCGGCGTGCCCAACGCTCCGGTGCACGTCCGTCCTGATGACCGGGGACATGCTGGTCCATGCCGGGCTCTGGCAGCAGGCCGGCGACGACGCCGCTGCGGCAGGCAAACCCGGCCTCGACTTCACCCCGCTCCTGGCAGGCCAGCGCCGGTACATCCGGGGAAGCGACCTGGCCATCTGCCATCAGGAGACACCCGTGGCCGGGTCCGACGGCCCGTTCGCGGCGTACCCGTCCTTCAACGTTCCGCCGCAGGTCATCAGTGCCGCAAAGGCCGTGGGGTACCAGGCCTGTACCACCGCGAGCGAGCACAGCATCGGCCGGAGCACGGACGGACTGCTGCGCACCCTGGACGCTTTGGACGCTGCCGGGCTTAAACACACCGGGTCCTACCGCACCGAAACCGAATCGGAGGGGATCCTGATTCTGCAGACCGGAGCCGCAAAAGTCGCCATCATCCAGGGAACTTACGGGCTCAACGGGCTGTACCCGGAGTACAGCTGGCAGGTGGACATGCTGGACGCGCCCACCATGATAGCCAAGGCCGTCAAGGCACGTGCCCTCGGCGCCGACATTGTGCTGGGCGCCATGCACGCGGGGGATGAGTACGCCGGCGCAGCGAATACCCAGCAGCAGGAAACGGCCCGCGCCCTGGTGGACAGCGGCCAGTTCAGCATGATCTACGGCCATCACACACATTCGGTGCTGCCGATCGAGAACTACAAGGGCACATGGATCGCCTACGGCCTGGGCAACGGGGTGACCGAACTGTCGCCTTGGTACGCGGTGAACAACGAGGGCCTGCTGGTCCGTGCGCAGTTCAGCCAGGATGCGGCCGGCAACTGGACGGCGTCGGACCTTGCCTGGGCTCCGTCGGTCATCGTCCGCGATCCGTACCGCTGGTGTTCAGTGGCATCCGACGCACCACAGGGTGTCTGCGCAACGCCCGATTCTGACGCCGCCACGAGGCTGCGGACCAGCACCGTGGTGGAGTCGATGGGCGCGGCGGCTGCCGGTGCGCACGAACTGCTGATCACCAAGGAACCCGCAGCCCAGCCCCGTGTGCGGCCCGAACCGCTGCCCTAA
- a CDS encoding M3 family metallopeptidase codes for MTNPLLSTSDLPYGLPPFARLGPAEYSEAVAAGFAEHLAEIQAIVDNAADVTFENTAVAMEKSGQLLQRAAAAFFTLVSADATDAIRDLETELSPRFSAHQDEVYLNRALFDRFAAIDVSGLDPESVRLVEEYLKEFRQTGIQLDPPGQERLKGINAELSRLGTEFGQRVKEGMKSAALLVDSAGELAGLPADDLASAAEAAREAGHGDKFLLTLIQPSNQPAMAALENRDVRRRLFEASLARGSDGGTLDVMDLVRSMAGLRAEKAALLGFANYAELVVERQTAPSFEAVQSMLNRMAPAAVRNADAEAAALAEVAGHPLEAWDWAFYSAKVRREKYSVDEQGLRPYFELDRVLRDGVFFAATSLFGITFHERHDLDGYHPDVRVWEVRDQDGEGLGLFLGDYYTRETKRGGAWMNSLVEQSALLGNKPVVINNLNISKPPAGEPTLLTLDELRTTFHEFGHALHGLFSNVTYPRFSGTAVPRDFVEYPSQVNEMWILWPEVLANYARHHLTGEALPQDTVDRLNESRLWGEGFATTEYLGAALLDLAWHVLDEAGIPDDVLAFEAKSLAAAGVAHALIPPRYRTGYFQHIFAGDGYAAGYYSYIWSEILDAETVDWFTENGGLDRTNGERFRQELLSRGNSRDPLESLRTLRGCEAKLEPLLKRRGLD; via the coding sequence ATGACGAATCCACTCCTCAGCACCAGTGACCTGCCCTACGGGCTGCCGCCGTTTGCCCGGCTCGGACCAGCCGAATACTCCGAGGCAGTGGCCGCCGGTTTTGCAGAACACCTGGCCGAAATCCAGGCGATCGTGGACAACGCCGCGGACGTGACCTTCGAAAACACCGCCGTGGCCATGGAGAAATCCGGCCAGCTGCTGCAGCGGGCCGCGGCTGCTTTCTTCACCCTTGTCTCCGCCGATGCAACTGACGCGATCCGGGACCTGGAGACCGAACTTTCCCCCCGGTTCTCTGCCCACCAGGACGAGGTCTACCTCAACCGGGCCCTCTTTGACCGGTTCGCCGCCATTGATGTCTCCGGTCTGGATCCTGAATCCGTACGCCTCGTGGAGGAATACCTGAAGGAGTTCCGCCAGACCGGCATCCAGCTCGATCCGCCCGGGCAGGAGCGGCTGAAAGGAATCAACGCAGAGCTGTCACGGCTTGGCACGGAGTTTGGCCAGCGGGTCAAGGAAGGCATGAAGTCTGCGGCCCTGCTGGTGGACAGCGCCGGGGAACTGGCGGGGCTGCCCGCGGACGATCTCGCCAGCGCCGCTGAGGCGGCCCGCGAGGCTGGCCACGGGGACAAATTCCTCCTGACACTGATCCAGCCCAGCAACCAGCCCGCGATGGCTGCGCTCGAAAACCGGGACGTCCGCCGTCGACTGTTTGAAGCATCGCTGGCCCGGGGCAGCGACGGCGGCACCCTGGACGTCATGGACCTGGTCAGGTCCATGGCCGGGCTGCGGGCTGAAAAGGCCGCCCTTCTTGGCTTCGCCAACTATGCCGAACTCGTGGTGGAACGCCAGACGGCCCCCAGCTTCGAGGCGGTCCAGTCCATGCTGAACAGGATGGCCCCCGCAGCCGTCCGCAATGCGGACGCCGAGGCGGCCGCCCTGGCCGAGGTCGCCGGGCACCCGCTGGAGGCCTGGGACTGGGCGTTCTACTCAGCGAAAGTCCGCCGGGAGAAATACTCCGTGGACGAACAGGGGCTCCGCCCCTACTTCGAGCTGGACCGCGTCCTCCGGGACGGCGTCTTTTTCGCTGCCACATCCCTCTTCGGCATTACCTTCCACGAACGCCATGACCTTGACGGATACCACCCCGACGTCCGGGTCTGGGAGGTTCGGGACCAGGACGGTGAGGGCCTCGGACTGTTCCTGGGCGACTACTACACCCGCGAAACCAAGCGGGGCGGCGCGTGGATGAATTCGCTGGTGGAACAGTCGGCCCTGCTCGGCAATAAACCTGTGGTGATCAACAACCTCAACATCTCGAAGCCCCCGGCGGGTGAGCCGACCCTCCTGACGCTGGACGAGCTGCGGACCACCTTCCATGAGTTCGGCCATGCGCTCCATGGCCTGTTTTCCAACGTGACGTATCCGCGTTTCTCCGGGACCGCGGTCCCCCGGGACTTCGTGGAATACCCCTCGCAGGTCAACGAGATGTGGATCCTCTGGCCCGAGGTGCTGGCGAACTATGCCCGGCACCATCTCACGGGCGAGGCGCTCCCCCAGGACACCGTGGACCGGCTCAATGAATCCCGGCTGTGGGGCGAAGGGTTCGCCACCACCGAATACCTGGGCGCCGCGCTGCTGGACCTGGCCTGGCATGTGCTGGACGAAGCGGGAATCCCGGACGATGTGCTGGCTTTCGAGGCTAAGTCACTGGCCGCAGCGGGCGTGGCCCACGCCCTGATTCCACCGCGCTACCGAACGGGCTATTTCCAGCACATCTTCGCCGGCGACGGCTATGCGGCCGGCTACTACTCGTACATCTGGAGCGAGATCCTGGACGCCGAAACAGTGGACTGGTTCACCGAGAACGGCGGCCTGGACCGCACCAATGGCGAACGCTTCCGCCAGGAGCTCCTGTCCCGCGGCAATAGCCGCGACCCGCTGGAATCACTCCGAACGCTCCGGGGCTGCGAAGCGAAGCTGGAGCCCCTCCTCAAGCGCCGCGGCCTCGACTAA
- the pdxS gene encoding pyridoxal 5'-phosphate synthase lyase subunit PdxS codes for MSTPDVSSDAGSSANSVTGSNRVKRGMAEMLKGGVIMDVVNVEQARIAEDAGAVAVMALERVPADIRAQGGVSRMSDPDMIDKIIDAVSVPVMAKARIGHFVEAQVLQSLGVDYIDESEVLTPADYVHHIDKWNFKVPFVCGATNLGEALRRINEGAAMIRSKGEAGTGDVSNATGHMRQIRAEIAKLAALPEDELYVAAKELQAPYELVKEVAAAGKLPVVLFTAGGIATPADAAMMMQLGADGVFVGSGIFKSGNPAQRAAAVVKATTFFDDPDVIAKASRGLGEAMVGINVDEIPQPHRLAERGW; via the coding sequence GTGTCTACACCTGATGTAAGCAGCGACGCCGGTTCGTCCGCGAACAGCGTCACGGGCAGCAACCGCGTCAAGCGGGGCATGGCTGAGATGCTCAAGGGCGGCGTCATTATGGATGTCGTTAACGTCGAACAGGCCCGCATCGCCGAAGATGCCGGTGCCGTTGCAGTGATGGCGCTGGAACGCGTTCCGGCCGATATCCGAGCCCAGGGCGGCGTGTCCCGCATGTCCGATCCGGACATGATCGACAAGATCATCGACGCCGTCTCCGTCCCGGTCATGGCCAAGGCCAGGATCGGCCACTTCGTGGAGGCGCAGGTCTTGCAGTCCTTGGGCGTGGACTACATTGACGAGTCCGAGGTCCTGACCCCGGCCGACTACGTCCACCACATCGACAAGTGGAACTTCAAGGTTCCCTTCGTCTGTGGCGCCACCAACCTCGGTGAGGCGCTGCGCCGCATTAACGAGGGCGCGGCCATGATCCGCTCCAAGGGCGAGGCCGGCACCGGCGACGTCTCCAATGCCACCGGCCACATGCGCCAGATCCGTGCCGAGATCGCCAAGCTCGCAGCCCTGCCCGAGGATGAGCTCTACGTCGCGGCCAAGGAACTGCAGGCCCCGTACGAACTGGTCAAGGAAGTCGCCGCCGCCGGCAAGCTCCCCGTGGTGCTGTTCACCGCGGGCGGCATCGCCACCCCGGCCGACGCAGCCATGATGATGCAGCTCGGCGCCGACGGCGTGTTCGTCGGATCCGGCATCTTCAAGTCCGGCAACCCGGCCCAGCGTGCCGCTGCCGTGGTCAAGGCCACCACGTTCTTCGATGACCCCGACGTCATCGCCAAGGCATCCCGCGGCCTGGGCGAAGCCATGGTGGGCATCAACGTGGACGAGATCCCGCAGCCGCACCGCCTCGCTGAGCGCGGCTGGTAA
- the pgsA gene encoding phosphatidylinositol phosphate synthase: MLNRHARGFFTALFTPLARWLLKIGVSPDAVTIVGTAGVVVGALVFYPLGQLWWGTLFITAFIFSDVLDGIMARMRDAGGRWGNFLDSTLDRIADGALFAGVAIWFFTGGADYAIAVAAMLCLVLGMVVSYARSKAESLGFTANVGIAERAERLVSVLVVTGFTGLGLPPVVLLVTLGLLALASLITICQRIGTVHRQAMAASAASD, encoded by the coding sequence ATGCTTAATAGGCACGCGCGCGGGTTTTTCACCGCGCTGTTCACCCCTCTTGCCCGCTGGCTCCTGAAAATCGGTGTTTCTCCGGATGCGGTGACCATCGTCGGCACCGCCGGCGTGGTGGTAGGCGCCCTGGTGTTCTACCCCCTTGGCCAGCTCTGGTGGGGCACGCTGTTCATTACGGCGTTCATCTTCTCGGATGTGCTTGACGGCATCATGGCCCGCATGCGTGACGCCGGGGGACGGTGGGGCAATTTCCTGGATTCCACGCTGGACCGGATCGCTGACGGCGCGCTGTTTGCGGGCGTGGCTATCTGGTTCTTCACCGGGGGAGCGGACTACGCGATCGCCGTCGCGGCCATGCTGTGCCTCGTTTTGGGCATGGTGGTCTCGTATGCGCGGTCCAAAGCAGAGTCCCTGGGCTTCACGGCAAATGTAGGCATCGCCGAGCGCGCCGAGAGGCTCGTGTCGGTTCTTGTGGTCACCGGGTTCACAGGCCTCGGGCTGCCTCCGGTGGTTCTGCTTGTGACGCTCGGACTGCTGGCCCTGGCCAGCCTCATCACAATTTGCCAGCGCATAGGGACCGTTCACCGCCAGGCCATGGCAGCATCCGCCGCCTCTGATTAA
- a CDS encoding HIT domain-containing protein yields MQENTGAGYPGDAGVTDDFDLAGVPDAFQRLWTPHRMAYIKGGQHQFKNEDDCPFCVGPGRTDEEALIVYRGKTCYVVLNLFPYNPGHLLVCPYRHVPDYTDLTVEETAEFADITQTAMRVLRKVSNPGGFNLGMNQGVVGGAGIAAHLHQHIVPRWGGDGNFFPIIAQTKAITQTLDEVRQLVAEAWPGETDA; encoded by the coding sequence GTGCAGGAGAACACAGGCGCAGGATATCCAGGGGATGCCGGCGTGACCGATGACTTTGATCTCGCGGGCGTACCGGACGCGTTCCAGCGCCTGTGGACTCCCCACCGGATGGCCTATATCAAGGGCGGGCAGCACCAGTTCAAGAACGAGGATGACTGCCCGTTCTGCGTGGGGCCGGGAAGGACCGACGAGGAAGCCCTCATCGTCTACAGGGGCAAGACCTGCTATGTGGTCCTCAACCTGTTCCCGTACAACCCGGGCCACCTCCTGGTCTGTCCGTACCGGCACGTCCCGGATTACACGGACCTCACCGTGGAGGAGACTGCGGAGTTTGCTGACATCACCCAGACGGCCATGCGGGTCCTCCGTAAAGTCTCCAACCCGGGCGGCTTCAACCTGGGCATGAACCAGGGGGTGGTGGGTGGCGCCGGCATCGCAGCCCACCTGCACCAGCACATTGTTCCGCGGTGGGGCGGCGACGGGAACTTCTTCCCGATCATCGCCCAGACCAAGGCCATCACGCAGACCCTCGATGAGGTACGTCAGCTGGTTGCCGAAGCCTGGCCCGGGGAGACGGATGCTTAA
- the thrS gene encoding threonine--tRNA ligase, protein MSDAQQITLIVDGEETKVTTGTTGAELFFERREVVVARVNGELKDLDQELPEGAEVEGVTIDSPDGLNVLRHSTAHVMAQAVQQLRPDAKLGIGPYITDGFYFDFDVAEPFTPEDLKTLEKMMQKIINQNQKFVRRVVNEDEAREAMKNEPYKLELLGKKNDAAEAAEGVNVEVGAGDITIYDNVERKEGTTVWCDLCRGPHLPNTKLISNAFALTRSSSAYWLGNQKNQQLQRIYGTAWPTKDALKAYQERIAEAERRDHRKLGVELDLFSFPDELGSGLPVFHPRGGIIRKEMEDYSRQRHVDAGYEFVYTPHITKGHLYEVSGHLDWYKEGMFPAMRVDEELNADGTVRKPAQDYYLKPMNCPMHNLIFRSRGRSYRELPLRLFEFGAVYRYEKSGVVHGLTRVRGMTQDDAHIYCTREQMKDELTKTLTFVLDLLKDYGLNDFYLELSTKDPEKFVGEDAAWDEATRTLAEVAEESGLELVADPGGAAFYGPKISVQAKDALGRTWQMSTIQLDFNLPERFELEFQAADGTRQRPVMIHRALFGSIERFMGVLTEHYAGAFPAWLSPVQVVGIPVAETFNEYMFDVVDQLKAAGIRAEVDTSSDRFPKKIRTASKDKIPFVLIAGGDDAEAGAVSFRFRDGSQDNGVPVAEAVKRITEAVRNRTS, encoded by the coding sequence GTGTCAGATGCCCAGCAGATCACCCTCATCGTCGATGGCGAAGAGACCAAGGTGACTACCGGGACAACCGGTGCGGAACTCTTCTTTGAGCGCCGCGAAGTTGTTGTGGCCCGCGTTAATGGCGAGCTGAAGGACCTGGACCAGGAGCTGCCCGAGGGCGCGGAGGTTGAGGGCGTCACCATCGATTCCCCGGACGGCCTGAACGTGCTGCGCCACTCCACCGCCCACGTCATGGCCCAGGCCGTGCAGCAGCTCCGCCCCGATGCCAAGCTTGGCATCGGGCCGTACATCACCGACGGTTTCTACTTCGACTTCGACGTTGCCGAGCCGTTCACCCCCGAGGACCTCAAAACCCTCGAGAAGATGATGCAGAAGATCATCAACCAGAACCAGAAGTTCGTCCGACGCGTGGTCAACGAGGATGAAGCCCGCGAGGCCATGAAAAACGAGCCCTACAAGCTCGAACTCCTGGGTAAAAAGAATGATGCCGCCGAAGCAGCTGAAGGCGTTAACGTGGAGGTCGGGGCCGGCGACATCACCATCTACGACAATGTGGAGCGCAAGGAAGGGACCACCGTCTGGTGCGACCTCTGCCGCGGCCCGCACCTGCCCAACACCAAGCTCATCTCCAACGCGTTCGCCCTCACTAGGTCATCCTCCGCTTACTGGCTGGGCAACCAGAAGAACCAGCAGCTGCAGCGCATCTACGGCACAGCCTGGCCCACCAAGGACGCGCTGAAGGCCTACCAGGAGCGCATCGCCGAAGCTGAGCGGCGCGACCACCGCAAGCTCGGCGTCGAACTTGACCTTTTCTCCTTCCCGGACGAGCTTGGCTCCGGCCTGCCGGTCTTCCACCCCAGGGGCGGGATCATCCGCAAGGAAATGGAGGACTACTCCCGGCAGCGCCATGTCGACGCCGGGTACGAGTTCGTCTACACCCCGCACATCACCAAGGGCCACCTCTACGAAGTCTCGGGACACCTGGACTGGTACAAGGAGGGCATGTTCCCGGCCATGCGAGTGGACGAGGAACTCAACGCAGACGGTACGGTCCGCAAGCCTGCCCAGGACTACTACCTCAAGCCGATGAACTGCCCCATGCACAACCTGATCTTCCGTTCACGGGGACGTTCCTACCGTGAACTGCCGCTGCGGCTCTTCGAATTCGGCGCCGTCTACCGGTACGAAAAATCCGGTGTGGTGCACGGCCTGACCCGCGTCCGGGGCATGACACAGGACGACGCCCACATCTACTGCACCCGCGAGCAGATGAAGGATGAACTCACCAAGACCCTGACGTTTGTGCTTGACCTGCTGAAGGACTACGGCCTGAACGACTTCTACCTCGAGCTCTCCACCAAGGACCCGGAGAAGTTCGTCGGCGAGGACGCCGCATGGGACGAAGCCACCCGGACCCTGGCCGAGGTGGCCGAGGAATCCGGCCTGGAATTGGTCGCCGATCCGGGCGGGGCTGCCTTCTACGGTCCAAAAATCTCCGTCCAGGCGAAGGACGCCCTCGGCCGGACCTGGCAGATGTCCACCATCCAGCTGGACTTCAACCTGCCCGAACGGTTCGAGCTGGAATTCCAGGCAGCCGACGGCACCCGCCAGCGGCCCGTCATGATCCACCGCGCACTCTTCGGTTCCATCGAGCGGTTCATGGGTGTGCTCACGGAGCACTACGCCGGTGCCTTCCCGGCGTGGCTTTCCCCCGTCCAGGTAGTGGGCATCCCGGTGGCCGAAACCTTCAACGAGTACATGTTCGACGTCGTTGACCAGCTCAAGGCCGCGGGCATCCGCGCCGAGGTGGACACGTCGTCGGACAGGTTCCCCAAGAAGATCCGCACCGCCAGCAAGGACAAAATTCCCTTTGTCCTGATCGCCGGCGGAGACGACGCCGAGGCCGGGGCTGTGTCCTTCCGGTTCCGGGACGGCAGCCAGGACAACGGCGTGCCCGTGGCCGAGGCCGTCAAGCGGATCACGGAAGCCGTCCGTAACCGGACCAGCTAG